One genomic window of Monodelphis domestica isolate mMonDom1 chromosome 1, mMonDom1.pri, whole genome shotgun sequence includes the following:
- the NPHP1 gene encoding nephrocystin-1 isoform X3 translates to MLSGRGRGPLQTVQRRSQDLRQQVGRLLSESQLKGALDVNKRRDIFQRCIQLKREIDENRKALKNLNKGDEPAPVGNYNQRKEDEENILEKLTKQLQELASTISGENITQDEKVRSISQVKEEEGDSEESEEEEDDDEDNEDEESVEDDEETEEEEEDDSSDEQPSNKEYIAVGDFAAQLRGDLAFKKDEILLILEKKPDGWWIAKNIHGNKGLVPKTYLEPCVKKEDDQEYSEEESEEDVEVIDETINGTEIKTRTDSHWSAIRKAMTEINTIDVLTSMGAIPAGFRPSMLFQLLEEGNQFQASCFLQPELTPSQLAFKDMIWDPEKGTIKPRPSRVSLILTLWSCKMIPLPGVSLQILSRHIRLCLFDGSKVLSNIHTVRATWQPKKPKTWTFSPRVTGILPCLLDGDCFIRSNSSSPDLGILFEVGISYVRNSTGEKGELSCGWDFLKLFDANGIPIPPKTYELYLNGGTPYEKGIEVDPSVSRRVASSVFHQMMTMRRQPQLLVKLRSLNRRSRSILSLLPETLIGNMCYIHLLVFYREILGDVLLKDRKSMQNADLISSPVLATFPKLMEQPDLMDALRTAWAEKESTLKRSEKILR, encoded by the exons gTTGGACGTTTGCTTTCTGAGAGTCAACTGAAAGGAGCCCTAGATGTCAATAAAAGGCGGGATATTTTTCAGAG atGTATCCAATTGAAAAGGGAAATAGATGAAAACAGAAAGGCtcttaaaaatttaaacaaa ggGGATGAGCCAGCTCCTGTGGGGAACTACAACCAAAGGAAAGAGGACgaagaaaatattttggaaaagctTACAAAGCAACTACAAGAACTTGCTTCCACTATAAGTGGAGAAAATATAACTCA AGATGAAAAAGTTCGGAGTATTTCCCAGgttaaagaagaggaaggagactcTGAGGAAtcggaggaggaggaagatgatgatgaggataatgaagatgaagaaagtgttgaggatgatgaggaaacagaggaagaagaggaagatgacTCTAGTGATGAACAGCCAAGTAATAAAGAATATATTGCTGTCGGTGATTTTGCTGCTCAGCTGAGAGGAGATCTTGCATTTAAG aaagatgAAATTCTTCTCATACTAGAAAAGAAGCCTGATGGCTGGTGGATAGctaaaaatattcatggaaataAAGGTCTTGTTCCCAAAACCTACTTGGAG CCCTGTGTTAAAAAGGAAGATGACCAGGAATACAGTGAAGAGGAAAGTGAAGAAGATGTGGAAGTGATAGATGAAACAATTAATGGAACAGAGATCAAAACACG AACTGATTCTCATTGGAGTGCTATTAGAAAAGCTATGACAGAG ATTAACACTATTGATGTCTTAACTTCTATGGGAGCTATTCCTGCAGGGTTTCGACCATCAATGCTTTTCCAGCTTTTAGAAGAAG ggaaTCAGTTTCAAGCAAGTTGCTTTTTACAGCCTGAACTTACCCCTTCACAACTGGCTTTTAAAGATATGATATGGGATCCTGAAAAAGGCACT attaaACCTCGACCAAGCCGTGTATCATTGATTCTAACCTTATGGAGCTGTAAAATGATTCCTCTTCCAGGAGTAAGCCTACAGATCCTCAGCAGGCACATACGCCTTTGCCTATTTGATGGAAGTAAG GTCCTGAGCAATATTCATACAGTCAGAGCTACATGGCAACCTAAAAAGCCCAAAACTTGGACCTTTTCTCCACGA gtaaccGGTATCTTGCCATGCTTGCTTGATGGAGATTGCTTTATTAGATCTAATTCATCATCACCAGACCTTGGGATATTATTTGAAGTTGGCATCTCTTATGTCCGTAAT TCAACTGGTGAAAAGGGAGAGTTAAGCTGTGGCTGGGACTTCCTGAAACTTTTTGATGCCAATGGAATACCCATTCCTCCCAA AACCTACGAACTTTACTTGAATGGTGGCACACCTTATGAAAAAGGCATTGAAGTGGATCCTTCGGTCTCAAGAAGAG ttgccaGCAGCGTTTTTCATCAGatgatgacaatgaggagacagccTCAACTTCTGGTCAAACTGAGATCTCTAAATAGAAGGTCAAGAAGCATATTGAG tCTACTACCAGAAACATTAATAGGAAATATGTGCTACATTCACTTGTTGGTATTCTATCGAGAAATCCTTGGTGATGTGCTCCTGAAAGACAGGAAAAGCATGCAAAATGctg atttaattagTAGTCCAGTACTGGCAACCTTTCCTAAACTCATGGAGCAACCTGACTTGATGGATGCCCTTAGG